In Dehalococcoidia bacterium, a genomic segment contains:
- a CDS encoding TIGR01777 family oxidoreductase produces MRILVTGASGFIGRHLCSALVRDGHQLIVLSRNPSSALQRLPAGIHAVAWEPVGSSLDLRGIGLVDAVVHLAGESIVGRWTRAKKEAIRASRVVGTRNLVNALASLPSRPKVLVSASATGYYGDGGEVSLTEDAPPGRDFLAQVCVAWEAEAQRAEGLGIRVVCLRAGIVFGPGGGALTPLLVLARFGLGGPLGSGRQWWSWVHMDDLVGLVRLALAQDIRGPVNATAPHPIRQKELARILGRAMKRPAFLPTPGWAVRLLAGPVAQELLFSRKVLPQRALAAGYRFRVPYAEDAVHTILAAG; encoded by the coding sequence GTGCGCATCCTGGTAACGGGGGCTTCGGGGTTCATCGGGCGGCACCTGTGCTCGGCCCTCGTGCGCGACGGGCATCAGCTGATTGTTCTTTCCCGCAATCCCTCGTCAGCTCTGCAGAGGTTACCTGCGGGTATCCACGCTGTGGCGTGGGAGCCTGTGGGGTCGTCATTGGACTTGCGGGGTATTGGACTGGTCGACGCCGTAGTGCACCTGGCCGGGGAGAGCATTGTGGGACGCTGGACACGCGCCAAAAAGGAGGCTATCCGGGCCAGCCGGGTGGTGGGCACACGCAACTTGGTAAATGCTCTTGCATCTTTGCCCTCGCGCCCGAAGGTTCTCGTCTCGGCCAGCGCCACAGGCTACTATGGTGACGGGGGGGAGGTTTCCCTCACCGAGGATGCCCCGCCGGGAAGGGATTTCCTCGCCCAGGTGTGTGTGGCGTGGGAGGCAGAAGCCCAACGCGCCGAAGGTTTGGGGATACGGGTAGTGTGCCTGCGAGCGGGCATCGTCTTCGGACCAGGGGGAGGGGCTTTGACCCCTTTGCTGGTGCTGGCCCGTTTCGGGCTAGGGGGGCCGTTGGGCTCGGGACGACAGTGGTGGTCGTGGGTGCATATGGATGACCTGGTGGGCCTGGTGCGGTTGGCTTTGGCCCAGGACATCCGCGGCCCTGTCAACGCTACTGCTCCGCACCCCATACGGCAGAAAGAATTAGCTCGCATCCTGGGGCGTGCCATGAAGCGCCCTGCCTTCCTGCCCACGCCGGGCTGGGCTGTGCGCCTGCTGGCTGGCCCCGTGGCCCAGGAACTCCTGTTTAGTCGTAAGGTGCTTCCCCAACGCGCCCTGGCGGCGGGGTATCGCTTCCGGGTGCCCTATGCTGAAGATGCCGTCCACACCATCTTGGCAGCGGGATGA
- the dapF gene encoding diaminopimelate epimerase, giving the protein MRFSKLHGAGNDYVVVDARNSDMDWPMVARAVCHRHFGVGSDGLILVLPSQRAEVRMRIFNPDGSEAEMCGNGIRCLAKFVLERGIVPSAQKALRVETLAGVRTVEPFWHNGKVVRARVSMGAPILAAEAVPVDPSQRLVPVGQRAATLYGSTPRGTGYSSPPPDMAFDWPLVLEGRAFTFTAVSMGNPHAITFLDEPVETFPLHRYGPLAEHHPLFPRRVNWEVVNVRDRKRLQVRVWERGAGETLACGTGACAVAVAARLHGYVDDTVDINLPGGVLTVHWDGAGEVILEGPVEEVFEGQWLRPWGEG; this is encoded by the coding sequence ATGCGGTTCTCCAAACTGCACGGTGCGGGTAACGACTATGTGGTGGTCGACGCCCGCAACAGCGACATGGATTGGCCGATGGTGGCCCGGGCCGTGTGCCACCGCCACTTCGGGGTGGGTTCCGACGGGCTCATTCTGGTTCTGCCCTCCCAGCGGGCAGAGGTGCGCATGCGCATCTTCAACCCCGACGGCTCCGAGGCGGAGATGTGTGGCAACGGCATCCGTTGCTTGGCCAAGTTCGTGCTGGAGCGGGGCATCGTTCCCTCTGCCCAAAAAGCTCTGCGGGTGGAGACCTTAGCCGGCGTGCGCACCGTGGAGCCTTTCTGGCACAATGGAAAGGTGGTGCGGGCACGGGTCAGCATGGGTGCACCCATCCTCGCTGCCGAGGCAGTGCCCGTGGACCCCTCCCAGCGCCTGGTGCCGGTGGGGCAGAGGGCTGCCACCCTATATGGCTCCACCCCTCGGGGCACAGGTTACAGCTCCCCTCCGCCGGACATGGCTTTTGACTGGCCCTTGGTGCTGGAGGGGAGGGCTTTCACCTTCACTGCTGTTTCTATGGGCAACCCCCACGCCATAACTTTTCTAGACGAGCCGGTGGAGACCTTCCCCTTGCACCGCTACGGACCTCTGGCCGAGCACCATCCCCTGTTCCCTCGGCGCGTGAACTGGGAGGTGGTGAATGTGCGGGACCGGAAGCGCTTGCAGGTGCGGGTGTGGGAGCGGGGGGCGGGGGAGACCCTGGCCTGTGGCACAGGAGCGTGTGCAGTGGCTGTAGCCGCCCGCTTGCACGGCTATGTTGACGACACCGTTGACATAAACCTCCCCGGGGGCGTTCTGACGGTGCACTGGGACGGGGCGGGGGAGGTGATCCTGGAGGGGCCGGTGGAGGAGGTGTTTGAAGGGCAGTGGCTCCGCCCCTGGGGGGAGGGCTAG